The DNA window AAAGTGGAACTCTTCCTGTGTCGATCCCTTCATCGTTTTGTTTCTAGACATTTTTCCTTGGTAGTGTTTTTAAAGGAGGGTTTGTGATTGATGCAATTTATTATAGTTATATGTTTTGGCTCTGTTCTTACTTTGTCAATGTCTTCATTGTTTGATTTCTACATATCCTAGATATTTTCCTCATAATGCAGTTTGTTAGGAGAATTTGTGTTTGATGCGATTTATTACATTTCTAAGATTTGGCCATGTTTTTCAGGCAAGTTCTTGAGGTCTTGGCTGGATGCAAAGGCATTACAGATATCAATCAGCTTAGTGAAACTTTGTACCACAATACTTGCAGGTATCATGTATTTCCAAGAAtgaaataatatcataattcATACAAATACTTTCAGATTTTCTGCTAGACCGTAACGTTATTCATAGAGTCTTACTGTTTTCTTTCTACTTGGGTTGGTCTATTTTGCAGAGTTTTCTTTCCTCAAGACCTAGACTCTGCAGCAGATGCTCTCCTTGCTGGTTCTCAAGttcttgatgaaaaaaattagtataaaTCTGAAAAACCTACTTTCTGTTAAAGTCTATTGTTTTTACACACCATTAGTTTTGGAAGCACAAGCACATTTTTCTCCAATATGTTTACTTTCTTTCATCATTATGACTCCAGCTTTTCAGACTCCTTTTTTCTTGAGAGAAATTCTTGGCACTTGAATTGTTAATTCTCAGtagggagggagagagatgaCAAACAATTAGTAGTCATAGTTACAAAAAGCAAAGATAATGGAAGAAAAGGCTGAGAGACTGATGTATTGTAGTATTAACTCGGAGCAAAGAGACTCCATAATACATAGAGTCCAATTCTGAAGTCATAGATAAAATACTCGTTAATCTGCGGCAACATTTTAGCACTTTCCCTCAACTCACATCactcaatgaaaaaaaaaaaaaacataggcTTCCTTGGTCGTTGAGCAAGGAATGAAAGAGAATGCGAGGGAAATCCTGAAGGTATGCAATTTGGATAACAGTCCCTAGCCTTCAGTTTCAGTTTAATTTTTGGGCCAACTCAACTATCAACATCAGATTTCAGGCACTGATACTCGTAAGCAATTCATTGCTGTCGATGGTATTCTCAGTCCTTGTGAATGCTGCTGGAGAAGTTGGGGCCCGGTCTGCAGCCATGTTCAAACGAAGTGGTCGCCCTTCAACTTCCTGGTAGCATATTTGCATGGAAGAAGTCAATAACACAGGAATGATTGTACAAAATGCAGGTACATTTTCTCATGCCTTTTTCTAAACTAATGTATTTCTGGATTAGGTTTATGTATTGTAAACATCGGCCCATTTAGAGGTAGCTTTTAGTGTAGTTAAGGATCAATCACATCAGTAAATTCTGTCACAAGTTCATCATGTCTAATCTCTAGAATCATATTGAAAAGTAACTCCACTTTCTTACCACTCCGTTCATGGAATCCAAAGCAGACTCTGCATCCTCAGCAGTTTCAAAAGATACAAATCCAAAACCTCGACTTCTTCCAGATTCCCTATCATAGATGACCTTGGCACTCAATATCCCTGGTTGGTTTTCAAAAGCCTCTCTAAGACTCTGAGAAGTAAGGCCCCAACCAAGGTTACCTGCATATATCTTGTGAGGACTATCTACAAATTTGTTATAGCTGCTTCTTATCTTTGGTCCCATGACTTCCTTTTCTCCTCCCCTTGGAACTTCAGGGAAGTTCACCCGAACAGTACGCCCTCCGATTAGCTGACAAGTAATTCATCCATTAGCAACTTTATAGCAACAATATCTAACAATCAATACATTACTCAATCATTTAGAGATATCATAATGTGGTGTCTAAACTATTAGAGGACCAAGCATTTGTAGACTCTACTGCATAAGAATCATCCGCACCCTTCAATGTCATACACTAGTCATATGTGAGATAACGAATGTCAGCAagtggccccgaagggggtggattgtgagatcccacatcgcttggagagggaaacgaaacattctatataagggtgtggaaacctctctctaacagacgcgttttaaaaacttcgagggaaacccgaaagggaaaacccaaagaggacaatatctgctagcggtgggcttgagctattaaaAACTAACTCTAACGTTATATCATCTAATCCCACAAAGACACCAACAATGCCAACACTAGATGCATGTGCTTCCATTCAATCAATGGAAAAGCACTACCATCATTTTACATTTATCAGATGTTACACTCAAACATCAGAGTTTGCCTACAGGTTTGGACTTCCTCCaaagttttgtttcattgAGAACGATCTACTTAAGTTAGTGTTTTATAGAGGCAACTTTTTTCTCTCAGCAAGATTCAGCTTTAAGGTGTTATCAATCAGCAACCATCAGTAAGTCTGGATATCCATCCCTAGTTTCCACCACAATTGTTAAGCGAAGACAATGGaatgaagagagaaagaataaGAAGTAGTTACAGAGCCGTCAAACATCCGAATTGCTTCTTTAGCTTCCTCCAAAGTTGCCATTGTCACAAATGCAAATCCCCTACTCCTATCCGTAACTTTGTCATATATAACCTAACAGAAGATGCGGAAGAAAATCACATAAGAAACCAACAATGGCTAAGCAGCTCCAATAAGCCCTAGAAGAATGGATTCAGACGGATAAAggtaaaacaaaaagaagctAGATCAATCACAAACCTGTACAGAAACCACATGACCGGCTTCGGCGAAGACCTCAGTCAATTGGGAAGAGGTCATAGCATATGGTAAATTTCCAATATAAAGCTTCCCTGCGTCGCGAGATGCCGATACCTTTTGTTCGTCTTCCTCCCGGCTTTCCTCGCTTCCGTCCGATTCTTCAGTCTCTGCGTCTTCTGTTATAGGGTCGGAGACTTCGAGTCCCTCGAATGCAGGAGGAGCACAGTAGAGATGAGAAGCGGAGGAGAAAGCAAGAGGGTAAATGTTGGGTAAATGGATTCTGAGCTCGAGAAGCTTCAATGGCTTCTGTTTTGGAGAAAAATGGGAGGGAATTCGGTTGAGATGTTGGGCGAAGAAGAGTTTCTTGcagggtgaagaagaagaagaagaagaagaagaagaagaagaagacgaaacTGAAGCTGCAGCTGCAGCCATTGTGAGAGAAGAAGCTGACATTTGAGTAAGAAAACAGTAGTAGAAGTCGGAGATGGCGGAATCCCAAGTTACAGGGATGGATTTTGGGGATTGGATTGGGGAGCTTTGAAattgaaagacaaaaaaatcCCACTGGATAAGGTTGCTTAAAACATtgtgctatatatatatatatatatatatatatatttatgttcaattttttttagttcaagaaCCATTTAAACCTTGAACAAAGacatatttcttaattaattgaattaattctttttttttcgttgGATTACTCCTTATCATTAGAGTTCATTATAATTTCCTTTCTATTCTTAAgaacatattattttattaaatctcaataaatattacaatcaacaaaatcctagttttcattgaaaatcttttaaaatcaGAGAAATCAGAGAACATTCCgtttttatgtttgtttcgGATTAACAGCGAGCGCGGCAACATGGAGCGGCGTTCGAGTGACTTCGAAGCTGAACCCAAGCATCCCTCAGACTCAGAGAAAGCCTTGAGTTGGTGGTGATCTGTCGTCTCTATCGTCACAAATCGACGGCGGAGGTTCCAAAATGTTGCAGATCTCGTCAAACGCTCCGAgtccaagaagaagaagctcaaAATCCAGGTTCCGATTTATTCAAATCTCATGTTTAAGAACTAAACTGGATACTTTAAATACGCCATTATTGATGGaatccaattatttagttgattctttactttttgttccCTATGAACACTTTTTGATCTATTATGCTATTTATTGTTCGCCAATTTCTTTATGTAACAACGTAATTAGTTTAATGAAGAGAATCATGTCAAGTTGATATTAAATagtcaaaagaaaagtatGAACAGTGAGAGATGTTGCATTGTGtgcttaaaaaagaaacagcaTGGATGATATTACAAAGACAATATTCTTGAAATACACACAAAGACAATATTCTTCATTACACACAAACTGAAAAGACAAACATGAAAGTTGTccttaaacaaacaaacccacAAGCCAAGCATCTTTGTTCGGTACAAAGTGCTTCAGAATGTCTGAATTTGAAAAGCCAAACTCTAGACTTAGTGAACATTCTTCTTGTTCTACTTTCAGGGTCATAAACGAAGTGCAGAATTCATACTCTTTATGCTCTTATTCTTGAAACAAACCCTTTTGTCTACTGCAGTTACTTCGTTCTGGTTTTCTGATTGGATGATTCTTTGGTTTCTCTCAGTCACCTCCTCATGCTGAGAAGCAAAACTGAGATAAGAGACATCCTACGCCTACATTAATAAGAGCCAAAAATGACTTGCCATGCAACCAAACGCAGGGGTTATCCTTATCGCGAAGCTTGAGACAATTGTCGTTAACAACATTGCACCAAGCTGGATTTGGTCGCAGAAAGCTGGGGTTTTGGTGCGATGCCTCGCACCAAGAACCCATCGTCTTCCCTGTCAAACACAAAGGTCACAGCAGTTGTCAACTGCTGCAACCCATTTGGGCAGAACCATGCCATGCCCTCCACCATCAATGATCTCTGCCAGTGACTGCATTGATGGACCAAGTTGGTTGATTTGAAATTGTTGCAGTCCCCTTGACAACATGCTAGATACCTCAGAACTCGAGAGACTAAAGCCCCTCCCCTTGCCTTCATTTGGGGAGTTCAAAGCTCCACTTTCTGATTGAAGAACCACAGAACATTGGGAAGAACCAGTTGAATCAGAAAGGTTGAtgtcttcaaatttctttggTTCCATTGAGGCTTTCCCATTTTTCAGAGCCTTTGTGTTCAAGAAACGGCCACCAGATCCCCGTGGACGACGCATTGCGTGAAGATGACGCGATTCGTGCATATATGGCTGTAAGA is part of the Cucurbita pepo subsp. pepo cultivar mu-cu-16 chromosome LG03, ASM280686v2, whole genome shotgun sequence genome and encodes:
- the LOC111790798 gene encoding 33 kDa ribonucleoprotein, chloroplastic codes for the protein MSASSLTMAAAAASVSSSSSSSSSSSSSSPCKKLFFAQHLNRIPSHFSPKQKPLKLLELRIHLPNIYPLAFSSASHLYCAPPAFEGLEVSDPITEDAETEESDGSEESREEDEQKVSASRDAGKLYIGNLPYAMTSSQLTEVFAEAGHVVSVQVIYDKVTDRSRGFAFVTMATLEEAKEAIRMFDGSLIGGRTVRVNFPEVPRGGEKEVMGPKIRSSYNKFVDSPHKIYAGNLGWGLTSQSLREAFENQPGILSAKVIYDRESGRSRGFGFVSFETAEDAESALDSMNGVEVEGRPLRLNMAADRAPTSPAAFTRTENTIDSNELLTSISA